Proteins from a genomic interval of Providencia stuartii:
- a CDS encoding DNA polymerase III subunit theta, whose protein sequence is MSYNLALLPKDEMDKINVDLQASGVAFKERYNIAVIAEAVEQEQPEHLRNYFRERLIHYRQLSQHFSRLPYEPKNR, encoded by the coding sequence ATGAGCTATAATCTTGCATTATTACCTAAAGACGAAATGGATAAAATCAACGTAGATCTTCAAGCTTCCGGAGTTGCCTTTAAAGAGCGTTATAATATCGCCGTCATTGCAGAAGCCGTTGAACAAGAACAACCTGAACATCTTCGAAACTATTTTAGGGAAAGGTTGATCCACTATCGTCAACTCTCACAACATTTTTCTCGTCTTCCATACGAGCCTAAAAATCGTTAG
- a CDS encoding PTS mannose/fructose/sorbose transporter subunit IIC, producing the protein MELTVVQIVLVFIVACIAGMGSILDEFQFHRPLVACTLIGIVLGDMKTGIIIGGTLEMIALGWMNIGAAVAPDAALASIISTILVIAGGQSIGAGIAIAIPLAAAGQVLTIIVRTVTVAFQHAADRAANNGNLTAISWIHVSALLLQAMRIAIPALIVAVSVGTSEVKQMLDAIPEVVTDGLNIAGGMIVVVGYAMVINMMRAGYLMPFFYLGFVTAAFTDFNLVALGVIGAVMAILYIQLSPKYNKSQVVVTQNNANGNNNLDNELD; encoded by the coding sequence ATGGAACTTACCGTTGTTCAAATAGTACTGGTTTTCATCGTTGCTTGTATCGCTGGTATGGGCTCTATACTCGATGAATTTCAGTTCCATCGCCCACTCGTTGCCTGTACGCTTATCGGTATCGTTTTGGGAGACATGAAAACCGGCATCATCATCGGTGGTACACTCGAAATGATCGCATTAGGCTGGATGAACATCGGTGCTGCTGTTGCACCTGATGCCGCGCTTGCGTCAATTATTTCAACCATCTTGGTTATCGCTGGTGGGCAAAGTATCGGCGCCGGTATCGCTATCGCAATTCCACTGGCCGCAGCTGGGCAAGTATTAACCATTATCGTTCGTACAGTCACTGTTGCTTTCCAACACGCAGCTGACCGTGCAGCGAACAATGGTAATCTGACAGCAATTAGCTGGATCCATGTTTCGGCACTACTACTTCAAGCGATGCGTATCGCAATTCCAGCACTGATCGTTGCAGTTTCTGTGGGAACATCTGAAGTTAAACAAATGTTGGATGCGATCCCTGAGGTTGTCACCGATGGTCTAAACATTGCTGGTGGTATGATCGTGGTTGTCGGTTATGCCATGGTCATCAACATGATGCGTGCTGGCTACCTAATGCCATTCTTCTACTTGGGCTTTGTAACTGCTGCATTTACTGATTTCAACCTAGTTGCACTGGGTGTTATCGGTGCAGTTATGGCTATTCTCTATATCCAACTCAGCCCGAAATATAATAAGTCTCAAGTTGTTGTGACTCAAAATAATGCCAATGGCAACAACAACCTTGATAATGAATTAGACTAG
- a CDS encoding YoaH family protein: MFSGMPALNHQEQQEAVERIHQLMADGMSSGEAIALVAQEIREKHKDKEQIHARFEE; this comes from the coding sequence ATGTTTTCAGGCATGCCTGCACTCAATCATCAAGAACAACAGGAAGCTGTTGAACGCATTCATCAACTAATGGCAGATGGAATGAGCAGTGGGGAAGCGATCGCACTGGTCGCACAAGAAATTCGTGAGAAGCATAAAGATAAAGAGCAGATTCATGCTCGGTTTGAAGAATAA
- the copD gene encoding copper homeostasis membrane protein CopD produces MSLEAFYTVIRFSHFVAAMLMCGMSIFAAVLSVGAFRQVLRQLLNRAIIFSAVITALTAFAWMSAQAGLMGDGWEDTLDIDIWKSVFSTTFGQVWRWELLFSLMTLVVVFIRSQNLRLYLLLILSIILLGLHALIGHAAMHDGLIGGLHRLNQFIHLISSAYWFGGLWPFLICIQFLRDKNELATGLDKQIFVSLIRFSRAGHVAVVLVLMTGIMSSITLLPNWPLSYSGSEYQSWLWLKIGLVALMVLLALINRYILVPTIKRKGRLQYLIVNSWIELLLGSVAILAVAIFATYQPV; encoded by the coding sequence ATGTCTCTAGAGGCATTTTATACAGTCATACGCTTTTCCCATTTTGTCGCTGCGATGTTGATGTGTGGTATGTCAATATTCGCGGCTGTTCTCAGTGTTGGCGCTTTTCGTCAGGTTCTTCGTCAGCTCCTTAATCGTGCGATTATCTTTAGTGCAGTCATCACGGCACTTACTGCTTTTGCGTGGATGTCTGCTCAAGCTGGGTTAATGGGAGATGGCTGGGAAGATACACTTGATATTGATATTTGGAAGAGCGTTTTTAGTACAACATTCGGTCAAGTATGGCGTTGGGAATTACTCTTTTCCTTAATGACGCTTGTCGTTGTTTTTATTCGTTCACAAAATCTTCGTTTATACCTGCTGTTAATACTTTCGATTATTCTACTCGGATTACATGCTCTTATTGGTCATGCAGCGATGCATGATGGTTTAATAGGGGGCCTACATCGTTTGAATCAATTCATTCATCTTATCAGCTCAGCCTATTGGTTTGGTGGTTTGTGGCCATTCCTGATTTGCATTCAATTTTTACGTGATAAAAATGAATTAGCTACAGGCTTAGATAAGCAAATATTTGTTAGTTTGATTCGTTTCTCACGTGCAGGACATGTTGCTGTGGTATTGGTATTAATGACAGGGATCATGAGTTCGATAACATTATTGCCAAATTGGCCGTTAAGCTATTCTGGCTCAGAATATCAATCTTGGCTTTGGTTAAAAATTGGTTTAGTCGCGTTAATGGTCCTACTCGCCTTGATTAATCGTTATATACTGGTGCCGACGATCAAAAGAAAAGGGCGATTACAATATTTGATTGTTAATAGCTGGATTGAATTGTTGTTAGGAAGTGTGGCCATTTTGGCTGTCGCTATTTTTGCAACTTATCAGCCGGTATAA
- the ftnA gene encoding non-heme ferritin, with protein MLTNDMINKLNEQLNLEFYSANLYLQMSAWCSDKGFEGAAAFLKAHSQEEMEHMQRLFDYLSDTGALPKLGQIAAPPVDFKSIADVFTQTYQHEQQITAEINKLAHLAMTTQDYSTFNFLQWYVAEQHEEEKLFKSILDKLDMVGESGKALFLLDKDLKNMSAAAHV; from the coding sequence ATGTTAACAAATGATATGATCAATAAATTGAATGAGCAGTTAAATCTTGAGTTTTATTCTGCTAATTTATATTTACAAATGAGTGCATGGTGTAGCGATAAAGGCTTTGAAGGTGCTGCGGCGTTTTTAAAAGCGCATTCTCAAGAAGAAATGGAACATATGCAGCGTTTATTTGACTACTTAAGTGATACAGGTGCATTACCGAAGTTAGGTCAAATTGCAGCTCCACCGGTTGATTTCAAATCTATTGCTGATGTATTTACACAAACTTATCAGCACGAACAGCAGATTACAGCAGAAATTAATAAGTTGGCGCATTTAGCGATGACTACGCAAGATTATTCTACGTTTAATTTCTTACAGTGGTATGTTGCAGAGCAGCATGAAGAAGAGAAATTATTTAAATCCATTCTGGATAAACTGGATATGGTGGGTGAAAGTGGCAAAGCGCTATTCTTATTGGATAAAGATCTAAAAAATATGTCTGCCGCTGCACACGTTTAA
- the copC gene encoding copper homeostasis periplasmic binding protein CopC: protein MPIYQLKSSWRKLSAVAVLFLGMSFQQAFAHAHLKDQLPAEGASVEQAPESITLNFSEGIEINFTKVKVTGPDNSVVKTGKPALDPSNDTKVIVPIESNLATGKYDVNWSVVSVDGHKTKGEYSFTVK, encoded by the coding sequence ATGCCAATCTATCAACTCAAATCATCGTGGCGCAAATTAAGTGCGGTTGCTGTACTGTTTTTAGGCATGTCATTTCAACAGGCATTTGCGCATGCGCATTTAAAAGATCAACTTCCAGCAGAGGGCGCTTCAGTAGAACAAGCTCCAGAGTCAATTACCCTAAACTTCTCTGAAGGTATTGAGATCAACTTTACTAAGGTAAAAGTGACGGGGCCTGATAATAGTGTAGTGAAAACAGGTAAACCGGCATTAGACCCAAGTAATGATACCAAGGTTATCGTACCTATCGAAAGCAACCTTGCGACCGGTAAGTATGATGTTAATTGGAGTGTTGTTTCTGTCGATGGACATAAAACAAAGGGTGAATATAGCTTTACTGTGAAATAA
- a CDS encoding L-serine ammonia-lyase: MISVFDMFKVGIGPSSSHTVGPMKAGKEFVDDLVNKQLLPSVTRIAVDVYGSLSLTGKGHHTDIAIIMGLAGNLPATVDIESIPSFIDNVEKTEKLLLANGTHTVDFPREGGMNFRSDNLPLHENGMTIHAFSGEDEIYTKTYYSIGGGFIVDEEHFGQSTLDSKPVSYPFKSAEELLLHCKKTGLSISSLMMKNELDLHTKEEIEAYFADVWKTMQACIERGLNTEGVLPGPLRVPRRAPALNRLVTSSSKLSNDPMNVVDLINMYALAVNEENAAGGRVVTAPTNGACGIVPAVLAYYNHCIEPVTPELYTRYFLASGAIGILYKMNASISGAEVGCQGEVGVACSMAAAGLAELFGGSPEQVCVAAEIGMEHNLGLTCDPVAGQVQVPCIERNAIASVKAVNATRMALRRTSEPRVSLDKVIETMYETGKDMNAKYRETSRGGLAIKVQCD, translated from the coding sequence GTGATAAGCGTATTCGACATGTTTAAAGTGGGCATAGGTCCTTCAAGCTCTCATACCGTCGGCCCAATGAAGGCGGGAAAAGAATTTGTCGATGATTTGGTAAATAAACAATTATTACCAAGCGTCACACGCATTGCGGTTGACGTTTATGGCTCTCTTTCGCTCACTGGAAAAGGTCACCATACCGATATTGCAATCATTATGGGCCTTGCTGGCAACTTACCTGCAACCGTTGATATTGAATCTATTCCAAGCTTTATCGATAACGTTGAAAAAACGGAAAAATTACTGCTAGCCAATGGTACTCACACCGTCGATTTTCCTCGTGAAGGTGGTATGAATTTCCGTTCAGATAACCTCCCTTTACACGAAAACGGCATGACCATCCATGCGTTTTCAGGTGAAGATGAAATTTACACCAAAACTTACTATTCCATCGGCGGTGGTTTTATCGTTGATGAAGAACACTTTGGTCAATCCACTCTCGATAGCAAACCTGTATCCTATCCATTTAAATCAGCAGAAGAACTGTTACTTCATTGCAAAAAGACAGGCTTATCCATTTCTAGCTTGATGATGAAGAATGAACTAGACCTTCATACTAAAGAAGAAATTGAGGCATATTTTGCCGATGTCTGGAAAACCATGCAGGCTTGTATAGAACGAGGACTCAATACTGAAGGCGTTCTTCCTGGGCCACTACGCGTGCCTCGTCGTGCTCCAGCACTGAATCGCCTCGTAACTTCATCAAGCAAACTGTCTAATGACCCAATGAACGTTGTGGATCTCATTAACATGTATGCTTTAGCTGTTAATGAGGAAAATGCGGCTGGCGGGCGTGTCGTAACTGCACCAACGAACGGTGCATGTGGTATCGTCCCCGCTGTACTTGCTTATTATAATCACTGTATTGAACCCGTCACTCCTGAGCTTTATACCCGTTATTTCCTTGCATCTGGCGCTATTGGTATTCTTTATAAAATGAATGCTTCCATTTCAGGTGCAGAAGTTGGCTGTCAAGGTGAAGTCGGTGTCGCATGTTCGATGGCCGCTGCTGGCCTCGCCGAGCTGTTTGGTGGTAGCCCTGAACAGGTTTGTGTCGCGGCTGAAATTGGTATGGAACATAACCTAGGTTTAACCTGTGACCCTGTTGCTGGCCAAGTGCAAGTACCTTGTATCGAACGTAATGCGATTGCTTCCGTCAAAGCTGTCAACGCAACGCGTATGGCATTGCGTCGAACAAGTGAACCACGAGTCTCTCTCGATAAAGTTATCGAGACAATGTATGAAACAGGAAAAGACATGAATGCAAAATACCGTGAAACCTCTCGCGGTGGTTTAGCCATTAAAGTCCAATGTGATTAA
- the manX gene encoding PTS mannose transporter subunit IIAB: MSIAIMIGTHGVAAEQLLRTTEMLIGEQENVSFIDFVPGENADTLFEKYTAKLADLETSNGVIFLVDTWGGSPFNAASRIVNEHKNYEIVTGVNVPMLVETFMCRDDNPSFEELISVALETGRGGIRALKFKEPEAAVTPAPVQQPAPAQVVTAAPGEHMVIALARIDDRLIHGQVATRWTKETRVKRIIVVSDEVAKDQVRSTLLKQVAPPGVTAHVVDVAKCIRVYNNPKYAGERVMLLFTNPTDVKRLVEAGVDIKSVNIGGMAFHEGKTQVTNAVSINQTDIDAFNYLNEKNIELEVRKVSSDSKVQMMDLIKKLKN, translated from the coding sequence GTGAGTATAGCTATTATGATTGGTACCCACGGTGTGGCGGCAGAGCAGCTTCTCCGTACCACCGAAATGTTAATTGGCGAGCAGGAAAATGTCTCGTTTATTGACTTTGTACCAGGGGAAAACGCGGACACCCTATTTGAAAAGTACACAGCAAAACTAGCTGATTTAGAGACCTCCAATGGAGTGATTTTTCTAGTCGATACATGGGGCGGTAGCCCATTTAACGCGGCGAGTCGTATCGTAAACGAACATAAAAACTATGAAATAGTCACTGGTGTTAACGTGCCTATGTTAGTAGAAACTTTTATGTGTCGCGATGATAACCCTTCCTTTGAGGAGTTAATCTCCGTTGCTTTAGAAACTGGCCGTGGTGGGATCCGCGCACTGAAATTTAAAGAACCAGAAGCCGCTGTAACACCAGCGCCTGTTCAACAACCTGCGCCTGCACAAGTTGTCACCGCTGCGCCTGGCGAACATATGGTGATCGCACTCGCCCGTATTGATGACCGTTTAATTCATGGCCAAGTCGCAACTCGCTGGACAAAAGAAACACGTGTAAAACGTATTATCGTTGTCAGCGATGAGGTCGCAAAAGACCAAGTTCGTTCAACATTACTCAAACAAGTTGCCCCTCCGGGCGTTACAGCCCATGTTGTTGATGTTGCAAAATGTATTCGTGTTTATAACAACCCGAAATACGCGGGTGAACGTGTCATGTTGCTGTTCACTAACCCAACAGATGTAAAACGACTCGTTGAAGCAGGTGTAGATATAAAGTCAGTCAATATCGGTGGTATGGCGTTCCATGAAGGTAAAACTCAAGTGACAAATGCCGTGTCTATCAATCAAACAGATATTGACGCTTTCAATTATCTCAATGAGAAAAACATCGAATTGGAAGTCCGTAAAGTTTCTTCTGACAGTAAAGTTCAGATGATGGATTTGATTAAAAAATTAAAAAATTAG
- a CDS encoding YebY family protein, producing the protein MKLKLALYSMLLVSTTFSVAAAPIETVSKKQFGDDWPFTREEVMLECRGNGALIVINPATLMQYPLNDVADSQMKNKEIKAQPIDVLLKPIDTQKTTEERIQPLKLAAEKLCNKA; encoded by the coding sequence ATGAAACTGAAATTAGCGCTTTATTCTATGTTGTTGGTAAGTACCACTTTTAGTGTGGCAGCTGCCCCTATCGAGACCGTGAGTAAAAAGCAATTTGGTGATGATTGGCCATTTACCCGTGAAGAGGTGATGCTAGAGTGCCGAGGCAATGGGGCACTTATTGTGATCAATCCAGCGACACTAATGCAATACCCACTTAATGATGTCGCGGATAGCCAGATGAAGAATAAAGAGATAAAAGCTCAACCAATTGATGTGCTATTAAAGCCCATTGATACACAGAAAACCACCGAAGAGCGTATTCAACCGCTTAAGTTAGCAGCAGAGAAGCTGTGCAACAAAGCCTGA
- the yebF gene encoding protein YebF, which translates to MKAGKKIGFALGSCALLFSSIAFSANQEEGKAAPFISCEKLAEPQIAAQVKNDFMNNRLPRWGDEKALVGKKAVAWVNNQEVTKTATGYQVPLTVRGSKQDLHYNVVVDCEKSTITYNSTK; encoded by the coding sequence ATGAAGGCTGGAAAAAAAATCGGTTTTGCTTTAGGTAGCTGTGCATTGTTGTTCAGTTCAATTGCATTCAGCGCTAATCAAGAAGAAGGCAAAGCAGCCCCCTTTATTAGCTGTGAAAAATTAGCAGAGCCTCAAATCGCTGCACAAGTTAAAAATGATTTTATGAACAATCGTCTACCTCGTTGGGGAGATGAAAAGGCATTGGTGGGTAAAAAAGCAGTTGCTTGGGTGAATAATCAAGAAGTGACTAAAACGGCGACAGGTTATCAAGTGCCGTTAACGGTAAGAGGATCTAAACAGGATTTACATTATAACGTGGTAGTTGATTGTGAAAAATCCACGATCACTTATAACTCTACAAAATAA
- a CDS encoding DUF1480 family protein, producing MSIVNLKISSYEINDAVMHDHKSDILSIPCDSDTEFCMQLDGWDENTSIPALINEKPVLLYRHRYDKDNHHWVMRVA from the coding sequence ATGAGCATAGTTAATTTGAAAATATCTTCCTATGAAATCAACGATGCTGTTATGCATGATCATAAAAGTGATATTCTCAGTATCCCTTGTGATTCGGATACCGAATTTTGTATGCAGCTAGACGGTTGGGATGAAAATACCAGTATTCCAGCGCTTATTAATGAAAAACCCGTATTGTTATATCGTCATCGCTATGACAAAGATAACCATCATTGGGTGATGAGAGTGGCTTAA
- a CDS encoding CoA pyrophosphatase, with protein MTKLNDFISRFQFTLPVTRQTQRTASKSAAVLLPIINKKTPTLLLTQRSPFLRSHAGQVAFPGGASDPEDGSLITTALREAYEEVAIPPEKVQILGQLTPQQSLGGYEVTPVVGLLPPGIDYHPNPSEVASVFEVPLFDALSLSQHKYVDVKRAGSSNRIFFYWHNNHLVWGLTAAIIHQLALQLK; from the coding sequence ATGACTAAACTGAATGACTTTATTAGCCGTTTTCAGTTTACACTTCCTGTTACTCGCCAAACGCAACGTACGGCGAGTAAATCTGCTGCTGTACTTCTGCCGATCATTAATAAAAAAACACCAACCTTGCTGTTAACACAGCGCTCACCTTTCTTGCGCTCTCACGCAGGTCAAGTCGCTTTTCCGGGTGGCGCTAGCGATCCTGAAGATGGTTCTCTGATCACCACTGCTTTACGGGAAGCGTATGAAGAGGTTGCCATTCCTCCAGAAAAAGTACAAATACTCGGGCAGCTTACCCCTCAACAAAGCCTTGGTGGCTATGAGGTCACCCCCGTTGTCGGATTATTACCTCCAGGTATTGACTATCACCCTAACCCTAGTGAAGTTGCTTCTGTCTTTGAAGTGCCTCTATTTGATGCATTATCATTGAGCCAACATAAGTATGTTGATGTAAAACGGGCAGGAAGCAGTAACCGTATCTTTTTCTATTGGCATAATAACCATTTAGTATGGGGACTGACTGCCGCCATTATTCATCAGTTAGCTCTTCAACTAAAATAG
- the pabB gene encoding aminodeoxychorismate synthase component 1: protein MVINKIQLPYHPDAAIDYFAPLAHQPWSMLLHSGNADHPHNRYDIIVADPIATLITEGDKTTKTHLQTVEVSSDDPFKLLQQSIEQFTPKHARDDSLPFTGGALGIWSYDLGRRIEKMPQIAHVDLHFPDMAVGIYEWALIVDNQEKTVTLLSYSDVHERLNWLKKQKAPRKTQFTLTSAWHSNMTQEQYQQKIQQIHEYLRNGDCYQINLAQRFDATYKGNEWDAFLSLTQSNRAPFSSFIRLPDNAVISISPERFILLQDGEIQTRPIKGTLPRLEDKQEDLIQAEKLANSPKDRAENLMIVDLLRNDIGRVAVPGSVKVPELFVVEAFPAVHHLVSTITATLAAPYTATDLLRASFPGGSITGAPKIRAMQIIEELEPHRRHGYCGAIGYISFCGKMDTNITIRTLLTDKKRIYCWAGGGIVADSQADKEYQETFDKLRLILPLLGELQHND from the coding sequence ATGGTTATCAATAAAATACAACTTCCTTATCATCCTGATGCAGCTATTGATTACTTTGCTCCACTAGCTCATCAACCTTGGTCCATGCTCCTGCATTCAGGCAATGCGGATCATCCACATAATCGATACGATATTATCGTTGCTGATCCTATTGCAACGCTCATCACCGAGGGGGATAAAACGACCAAAACCCACTTACAAACTGTCGAAGTTTCGAGTGACGACCCGTTTAAATTACTCCAACAATCCATTGAACAATTCACACCTAAACACGCTCGTGACGATTCGCTCCCTTTTACAGGAGGGGCTTTAGGTATTTGGAGCTACGATCTCGGTCGACGTATTGAAAAAATGCCACAAATAGCCCATGTTGACCTGCACTTTCCCGATATGGCCGTCGGTATATATGAATGGGCTTTGATTGTCGATAATCAAGAAAAAACGGTCACATTATTGAGTTACTCCGATGTACATGAACGTCTTAATTGGCTAAAAAAGCAAAAAGCACCACGCAAAACGCAATTTACGCTCACTAGCGCATGGCATTCAAACATGACACAAGAGCAATATCAGCAAAAAATACAACAAATACATGAATACCTGCGCAATGGTGATTGTTATCAAATCAACCTAGCACAGCGTTTTGATGCCACCTATAAAGGCAATGAATGGGATGCTTTTTTATCACTCACTCAATCAAACCGAGCGCCCTTTTCTTCCTTTATACGCCTACCTGATAATGCAGTGATAAGCATTTCACCTGAACGTTTTATTCTTTTGCAGGATGGGGAAATTCAAACTCGACCAATTAAAGGTACGCTTCCACGATTAGAAGATAAACAAGAGGATCTCATTCAAGCTGAAAAGTTAGCTAATTCGCCTAAAGATCGCGCTGAAAATCTGATGATTGTCGATTTACTTAGAAATGATATTGGTCGCGTTGCTGTGCCGGGCTCCGTGAAAGTGCCGGAATTATTCGTTGTTGAAGCTTTTCCAGCCGTTCATCACCTCGTTAGCACCATCACTGCAACTCTTGCTGCACCTTATACTGCAACAGATTTGCTTCGTGCCAGTTTTCCTGGTGGTTCAATAACTGGCGCACCTAAAATTCGTGCCATGCAAATTATAGAAGAGCTTGAACCTCATCGTCGGCATGGGTATTGTGGTGCAATTGGCTATATTAGCTTTTGTGGTAAAATGGATACTAATATAACGATTCGTACTTTGTTAACTGATAAGAAACGTATTTACTGCTGGGCCGGTGGCGGAATCGTTGCTGACAGCCAAGCAGATAAAGAATATCAGGAAACGTTTGATAAATTACGGCTTATATTACCCTTGTTAGGAGAATTGCAGCATAATGACTAA